TTGAGGGCCTCGGGCTGCAGTCGTGTGCCGTCGCAGGATTTGCAGGGCATGTAGGCGCGGTATTTGGAGAGGAAGACGCGCACGTGCATCTTGTAGGTATTGCTCTCCAGCCACTCGAAAAAGCGGCGCACGCCATACCAGGCGTGGGGCCATTCCTTACCGGCGGTGCCGTAGCCGGGCTCGCCCTCCATCACGAAGCGCTGATGTTCCTCGCTCAAGTCTCGCCACGGCGTCTTGGTGGGCACACCGTATTTTTTGGCCGCGCGCATTAAATCCTTCTGGCTCTCGCTGTAGACCGCGCCGCTGAAGGCCTTGATCACGCCGTCGGCAATGCTGAGGCTCGCGTCGGGGATGACGAGGCGGTCGTCGATCTCGATCACCCGGCCAAAGCCCCGGCAAGTGGGGCAGGCGCCAATCGGCGAATTGAACGAAAAGAGGTTGGGCTGGGCGGGGCGGAAGATCTGCCCCGTGACGGGCGACTGCAGGCCCTCCATGTATTTCGCTAGCTGCCCGCCTTTGTCGTCGAGGAGATACAGCGTACCTTGGCCGAAGTGCAGCGCCGTTTGGGCCGATTCGATGAAACGCGTCTGCTGGTCGTCCGCCAGCGTCAGGCGGTCTTGCACCACCATCAGGGTCGGGTCGCCGTCCAGCGGCAGGGCTTCGGTGGCGGCAGCGGCTTCGCCCTGCAGGCGGTGGAGCTGCCCGTCGATAAAGATGCGGGTGTAGCCTTGGCCGATGAGCGAGCCGATGACCTCCGTCCAGCTCAGCTTGCCCAGCCGCTCGACGGCGAAACAGAGCAGCACCCGTTGATCGGGGAAGCGCGCGCGGGCCTTGGCCCAGATGCTCGCCGGGTGGTCGCTCTCGATCTTCTCGCCCGTAGCCGGGTCGAAAAGCTCGGCCACATGGTGGAACCAGACTTTGAAGTAGTCCGTCAGCTCCGTCATGGTGCCGACGGTGGAGCGGCTGGTCTTGACGGTGTTGGTCTGTTCGATCGCGATCGACGGGCGGATGTTCTCGATCGTGTCCACCTCCGGCCGGTCCATGCGGTCCATGAACTGGCGCGCGTAGGGGCTGAAGGTCTCGACGTAGCGCCGCTGGCCCTCGGCGTGCAGCGTCTCGAAGACGAGGGACGACTTGCCCGCGCCGCTCAACCCGGTGACCACGATCAAGCGCCCCAGCGGCAAGTCGAGGTCGAAGTTCTTCAGGTTGTTCTGGCGCACCCCACGCAAGCGGATGGCCGAAGGAGCGGCGGCATCTTCCATAAACAAGTGAACAACTTATCACATGTTTCTACCTTGTCTACGGGGATTTTGCGGAAAGTGCAGCGCCTGAGGGAACGGCTTCAGGAGGGTGATCGAGGTAGCCTGCCCTGAACCAAGGCACGGGTGCGGCAGACGCCCACGCTGATATTCGCTCGCCAGCGTGCGTAAGTATGTTAAGTTGAGGCCTGTGAACTGGCAGGAATATATTGTGGCCGATCCGCGCATTCTAGCGGGTAAGCCGACCGTAAAGGGGACCCGCCTGAGCGTGGAGTTTCTGCTGGGATTGCTGGCCAAAGGCTGGACGGAAGAGCAGATTTTTGAATCTTACCCTCATTTGACGCGGGAGGCCTTCCGGGCGGTCTTTGCTTTCTCTGCCGAGGCGATGAGAGATGAGGCGTATTTCGCCCTGGATGCGGCGCAAGCATGAAGCTGCTCGCCAATGAGAATGTGCCCCGGCCGTCTGTGCTTCGGCTGAAGAGCCTAGGCTGGAATGTGGCAAGCGTGATGGACCTTCGGGCAGGGATACCAGATGAAGAGGTCCTTGCTTGGGCGGAGCGGGAGGGCCGGGTAATCTGGACCTTTGACCGCGACTACGGGGAATTGATCTTCAAGAAGCGCCTACCTCCTCCAGCGGGGGTGATCTACATGCGCTTTGAGCCGGATACGCCTTTGCAGCCCGCCGAGGTTCTTCTGGCGTTGGCTGCTTCACCCGCAATCGCCTTCGTAGGTAAATACTCGACGCTGATGAGCCCCAGCCAGCTTCGTCAGCGGCCGTTGTAGACGTATGGCGGACCGTGCCTTAATATTCATGCTTCACCTCCTCGCTTGATAAGCCGAAGCGGAGGGCCTAGCGTGGGCGGCATTTTATGTCTTCGTTGATCGTATCGGGGCTGCCCTTCGTGTATTTCATGCTTGTGGCGTCGCTCACGCCAGGGCCGAACAATGTGATGCTGACGGCCAGCGGCATCAATTTCGGCTACCAGCGCACGTGGCCGCATATCCTGGGCGTCATTGGCGGCTGTGCGATTGTCATGCTGCTGGCGGCGCTGGGGATGGGAGCGGCCTACCACGCCTACCCACCGCTGCAGGTCATCATGAAGGCGCTGGGCTCCTGCTACCTGGTCTACCTTGCATACCGCATCCTGAAGGCGGGCCGCCTCGGTCTGCAGGAAAAGAGCGAACAGACGGCGCGTCCGTTGAGATTCGTGGAAGCTTTCGGCTTCCAGTTCATCAACCCCAAGGCGATCGTGTTTGCCGTCACGGCAGTCAATATCCTGCCCGATTACTATACGGTTTTCGAATGTTGCCTGGTCGCCGTCGTGGGCAGCACCTTGGTCTGCATCCTCTCCACCCACACCTGGACCTTCTTCGGTAAGCTGCTCGCCAAGCTCTTCCGCAACGACCGTAGCCGCCGCATCGTCACTATCCTGCTCGCCCTGCTGCTGCTTGCGACGATCCCGATGATGTGGCGGTGATCAGGGCACCAGCCCAAGTTCGTCAATCAGTCGGGATGAGAAGTGGGGGAGGGCTTTGCCCAGATTGATCAACAGGTCCAACTCCGAGAGGCCCCGCTTGGCGGCAATCGCGGCGACGCGGCTGATCACCTGCTTTGCGTCCATTTCGTAGAGCACCAGCAGGTAGTCTTGTGGGTGGCAGGCGCTGATCCCGTGTGGTTGCAGGTGCTCGGGACGGAAATCTTTCAGGTTGAAGGTGAGGATCAGGTTGCAGTGGCCGTGAAGGGCAGCCGCGAGCACATGCCGGTCTTTCGGGTGGTTTTGAAGTCCGGCGATGATGTGCTCGAATCCGTAGATGCAGCCTTCGGGAAACGTTTGCGTGACTTGATCTCGAAAGTGGTCAGCGAGCTTCGTTGGCCACTTGAGCTTATTGACTTGGGTGCGGTGAGTTTCTTTCAGCACCTCCTGCGACCAGTGAGGTGAGAACTGACGTGGTCGCTCCGCCAAGCAAAGCAACAGGTCGCAGACCTTATAGTTTGCCAGCACACATGCATCCAGAAACACACGAAAATCAGCCCTCAGCATCGCCCGTATAGGACGCGTCGTAAAAGCCAGCCTCGTCAATGGTCTTTCTCAGCTCGTCAAGCGCGATACGGCGTTTCTCATCCCGCTGGCGTTCCCAGGCGAGGAGGTCGCGGAAGTAGATGCGACGGTGCTTGCCAACCCGGTGGAAAGGTAGCTGCCCCGCGTCGAGCACTTGGTCGATCAGGAACTGACGCGACATGCCGAGATAGTTCGCCGCCGCCTGGGTGGTGAACGTTTCGTCCTCGGGGATCATGACGATGGCTTGGCGATCGTTCAACAGGCGCACCAGGCGCATCAGGTGGTGGTAAAATGGTTCCGGGATTTCGGTACGTTGGCCTTCCGCGTCGATAAACGCGACGTGGCCGGGCTTGGAAAACGTGGCCATCAGTTGGGCCAGCTTCTCGTCCTCCATGGTGGAGGGATCGAGGCGCGTATTCGAACTGGTGAGAGTGCTGGTTGCCATGGTGGTGCTCCTGTTGACGCAATAAACACCATAATCGCTATATTCGCTGCAATCAAAATCGTTATATCGAAAACGAACGCAGCCGCAAAAAAACGAGCGGAGCCTGTGCCCCGCTCGTTGCTGTGCTTCATGTCTCGTTTTCGGGTGCTTTCCCCAAAAAACTCAGGGGTTTTGGAAGCGCCACTGTTGGACGTCGCCGCCCCAGTAGGTCCAGATGCCCACGTTGTCGCCATTGGCGGTGCCGAAGGCGTCGACCGCCGAGTTGGGGGCGTTGTTGGGCGTGATGCGGTAGTAGCCGCCCGAGGTGGGGGTGATGGTGAACTGCTGGTTCGAGCCGCCCAGGTAGTCATAGAGCGCGACGTTGGTGCCGTCGGCGCTGGAGGGGCCCCAGACGTCGAGCGAGCGGTTGCCGGGGAGGATGGTACGGATGGTGTAGGTGTTGCCGCCGATGTTCGTCACCTGGAAGCGCTGGGCGTCGCCGCCCCATACGTCGTAGAGGGCGATGTTGCCGCCGTTGGTGTTGTCCCATTCGTAGACATCCATGGCGCGGCCGCTCGCACGGTTGACGATCACTTTTACACCCGTGATGCCGGAGCTGCCGCCGCCGACGGGGCCGGCGCTGGCGATGATGGCAGAGCGGGCAGCGCTGGGGCTTTCGAGCGAGTATGCGTAGGGCGGGGTGAAGACCGAGTCGTTGAAGGACTGTACGTCAGAGCAATTGACCGTGGTATTGCCGGTGGCGCGAATCTTCCCGTTGGGGGCGTAGTACTCGTAGGGAGTGCTGATGTTTTCGAAGTAGTTGTTTTGGGCGAGCACTTCGGACTGGATGCTGGCGCGGATGCAGTAGTTGTTACCGGGAGCGTTGAAGTAGTTGTTGTAGGTGTGCACCCGGCCGAAGCGCACGCGCGGCATGCGCTCGTGGCAGAGCGTCGACCACCAGTTGTGGTGGAAGGTCACGCGCAACCGACCTGCATCTTCGGACGCGTTGTTGTTGCTGTGCCCGATCAGGTTCACGAAGTTGTGCCCACTGTTGTAGGTGTAGGAGAACTTGCACCAGGAGACGGTGATGTAATCGGAGCCGTGCGTGATATCGAGGGAGCCGTCTCCGCAGTTGACGAACGCGCAGTGGGTGACAAACACGTTGGTGCAACCGTCGAGCGTCAGCCCGTCGCCATCGCCTTCACTGTTGGGGTTGGTGAAGTTGAGGTTCTGGATGATGACGTTGCTCTCATCGACGCCTTTGAGGTTGCCGATGAAGCCCGAGTTGGTGCCGACGCCGATGATCGTCTTGTTGGAGCCGAAACGCACGCTCGACGAGCCGAGGTTGATCGTGCCGCTTACCTGCACGATCTGAGGGTTGTCGTGATTGATCGCAGCGGTGAGCTGCGAGAGGTTGGTTACGGTGACGGTGGGGCCGCCTGCGCCGCCGGAGGCGTTGGCAAAGCCGCCGACAGCCTGCAGGTTGGTGGTGAGTGCGGTGGTGACCAGCGCAACCAGCGCCATGCATCTGCGGAGAGAAGATAGAAATGTCTTCATGATAATGGTTTGTTCGGGGGGAACCAGGTTTGCGGATGCGGATCAGTGCCGGGCAAGGCGGGCGCAGGGCTGGCTGCCGCTGCTCGCCGGGTGGTGGGGAAGACGCGCGTAGAAGAAGGCGTCGTCGTGATCGCCTGCGCCTGTCCAGCGATGGGCAGACAAGGTGGGGGTAGCTATCTTGGCGGTAGCTTTTCTCATATGGATCCTAGGTGGGTTTGGGGTTGCGGGGGGATACCGCGGCCAAGAGGAGTAGCTTTGAGAGGCTTACGCTAGCCTTGTTTGGATAGAGCAACCAATCTTCCGAAATCTAACAGTCAGAAAATTTAATGATAGTTATGAGTAAGTCTTGTGCTAGATGATTGTGTATGGTTTTGAGGGCGTTGGGCGGCTCTGCTCAGGCCAGGTCCGTACAATCACTGAAGGGCGAAAATAGAGGCTCTACTCGGTGGATTGGCCGCATGGGCGTCGCCAGAGACCGGAATACGCTTTCATAAGTCGGCTAACGTAATCATAGCCGAAGCAAGGCAGCAACTGCGGCAGCACGAGTGGAGGGAAATCGGATTCAGCCTCTTGGCGCGGAAGGACTTCTGGGCTATGCTGCGGGCTATGAAACTCCAACTCGCCCTCATCGATCTGGACGACACTCTGCTGGGCCCCGACAAGCGCGTGTCGCGCGACAACCTGAAAGCCCTGCGCCGTCTGGAGGATGCGGGGATTCAGCCCGTCCTCGCGTCCGGCCGCCACCTGCTCAGCATGCAACGCATCGCGGCGGAGCTGCCGGGCATCAAGTGGATCATCTCGATGCAAGGGGGGCTGGTGACCGATGTGGCGGGCCAGAATATCATTTTCGAAACGTTGCTCGATGCTGAAAAAGCCGGCAAGGTGATCGAGATGGGCGCGGCGGCGAAATACACCGTCATCGTCTACGCGCGCGACGAGATTTTCGCTCACCGGAGCAACGAATACGTGCAGCGTTACGAACGCCTCTCCGGGCACAAGGTAACGCTGCTCGACCCGGTGGAGCTGCTCAAGCACGAGATCTTCAAGGTGCTTTGGCTCGACCGCACCGACCGGATCGACCAGATCCTCGGCATGGTGGAGCTCCAGGAGCTCGACGCCTACCTCGTGCGGACCCACAACGAAATTTTCGA
This genomic stretch from Verrucomicrobiota bacterium JB022 harbors:
- a CDS encoding DUF433 domain-containing protein — protein: MNWQEYIVADPRILAGKPTVKGTRLSVEFLLGLLAKGWTEEQIFESYPHLTREAFRAVFAFSAEAMRDEAYFALDAAQA
- a CDS encoding DUF5615 family PIN-like protein yields the protein MKLLANENVPRPSVLRLKSLGWNVASVMDLRAGIPDEEVLAWAEREGRVIWTFDRDYGELIFKKRLPPPAGVIYMRFEPDTPLQPAEVLLALAASPAIAFVGKYSTLMSPSQLRQRPL
- a CDS encoding LysE family translocator, coding for MSSLIVSGLPFVYFMLVASLTPGPNNVMLTASGINFGYQRTWPHILGVIGGCAIVMLLAALGMGAAYHAYPPLQVIMKALGSCYLVYLAYRILKAGRLGLQEKSEQTARPLRFVEAFGFQFINPKAIVFAVTAVNILPDYYTVFECCLVAVVGSTLVCILSTHTWTFFGKLLAKLFRNDRSRRIVTILLALLLLATIPMMWR
- a CDS encoding PIN domain-containing protein, with the protein product MLRADFRVFLDACVLANYKVCDLLLCLAERPRQFSPHWSQEVLKETHRTQVNKLKWPTKLADHFRDQVTQTFPEGCIYGFEHIIAGLQNHPKDRHVLAAALHGHCNLILTFNLKDFRPEHLQPHGISACHPQDYLLVLYEMDAKQVISRVAAIAAKRGLSELDLLINLGKALPHFSSRLIDELGLVP
- a CDS encoding excisionase family DNA-binding protein, which encodes MATSTLTSSNTRLDPSTMEDEKLAQLMATFSKPGHVAFIDAEGQRTEIPEPFYHHLMRLVRLLNDRQAIVMIPEDETFTTQAAANYLGMSRQFLIDQVLDAGQLPFHRVGKHRRIYFRDLLAWERQRDEKRRIALDELRKTIDEAGFYDASYTGDAEG
- a CDS encoding RICIN domain-containing protein, translating into MALVALVTTALTTNLQAVGGFANASGGAGGPTVTVTNLSQLTAAINHDNPQIVQVSGTINLGSSSVRFGSNKTIIGVGTNSGFIGNLKGVDESNVIIQNLNFTNPNSEGDGDGLTLDGCTNVFVTHCAFVNCGDGSLDITHGSDYITVSWCKFSYTYNSGHNFVNLIGHSNNNASEDAGRLRVTFHHNWWSTLCHERMPRVRFGRVHTYNNYFNAPGNNYCIRASIQSEVLAQNNYFENISTPYEYYAPNGKIRATGNTTVNCSDVQSFNDSVFTPPYAYSLESPSAARSAIIASAGPVGGGSSGITGVKVIVNRASGRAMDVYEWDNTNGGNIALYDVWGGDAQRFQVTNIGGNTYTIRTILPGNRSLDVWGPSSADGTNVALYDYLGGSNQQFTITPTSGGYYRITPNNAPNSAVDAFGTANGDNVGIWTYWGGDVQQWRFQNP
- a CDS encoding Cof-type HAD-IIB family hydrolase, encoding MKLQLALIDLDDTLLGPDKRVSRDNLKALRRLEDAGIQPVLASGRHLLSMQRIAAELPGIKWIISMQGGLVTDVAGQNIIFETLLDAEKAGKVIEMGAAAKYTVIVYARDEIFAHRSNEYVQRYERLSGHKVTLLDPVELLKHEIFKVLWLDRTDRIDQILGMVELQELDAYLVRTHNEIFEFMSKSSNKGIAVAELAGHLGIPREACVAFGDGNNDVPMLQWAGQSVAMAHGWEDARKAARLVTPEGGDPSTAFARAVDMVLGE